One Alkalispirochaeta americana DNA window includes the following coding sequences:
- a CDS encoding co-chaperone GroES: MTVKPLGDRVLVKMEKEEEKTKGGLFIPETAQEKTQIAVVVAVGDDKDEIKVKEKDRVMFDKYAGTQIKIDGDDHLILSMGDILAVVS; this comes from the coding sequence ATGACTGTTAAACCGTTAGGCGATCGAGTGCTTGTGAAGATGGAAAAGGAAGAAGAGAAGACCAAGGGGGGGCTCTTCATTCCCGAGACCGCCCAGGAGAAGACCCAGATCGCTGTGGTTGTCGCCGTGGGCGACGACAAGGACGAGATCAAGGTGAAAGAGAAAGACCGCGTGATGTTCGACAAGTACGCAGGAACCCAGATCAAGATTGACGGCGACGATCACCTGATTCTTTCCATGGGCGATATCCTGGCAGTAGTTTCCTAA
- a CDS encoding aspartate kinase: protein MIVLKFGGTSVKDAHWIGNTLKIAEQRLDQAPLLVSSAMAGVTDTLIEIAHFSVEGEITSAQALLEGIKSSHRAALTDVTASLDQTVAEPWKVRLEELLDDLAVLVEGMGLVHEASPRSRDALLSFGELLSTTVIAAAARARGISATLLDSRELIMTSTDFGAARPDLAETTRRITAQVSPRPGHLYIAQGFIGSTTNQVTTTLGRSGSDFSATIFGAALEAEQVEIWTDVDGIMTSDPRIVPSARTIPEISYSEAAELAYFGARVIHPATLVPAVERNIPVVVCNTHNPEGPKTHILKSPSRAGLRAIAGRRGVTIITVFSSRMLNTWGFLSRMFRVFETNRVSVDLIATSEVSVSVSLDLPDPPPALLQELAILGSVQVDRDKAVFSLVGEGMWKSPERIRDVFDSVMSVFSGPGGVESGPGGVEMISLGSSETNLSLVIPQDQLDPVMREIHQRFFTAPA, encoded by the coding sequence GTGATCGTTCTCAAGTTCGGCGGTACCAGCGTCAAGGATGCTCACTGGATCGGCAATACCCTGAAGATAGCAGAGCAGCGACTGGATCAGGCCCCGTTGCTGGTGAGCTCGGCCATGGCCGGGGTCACCGATACCCTCATAGAGATCGCTCACTTTTCCGTAGAGGGAGAGATCACGTCTGCCCAGGCCCTTCTGGAGGGCATCAAGTCCTCCCACCGGGCAGCTCTGACGGACGTAACGGCATCGCTGGATCAGACCGTTGCCGAACCCTGGAAGGTCCGGCTTGAAGAGCTTCTGGATGATCTGGCGGTGCTCGTGGAGGGCATGGGGCTGGTTCACGAGGCCAGTCCCCGCTCCCGGGATGCCCTGCTCTCCTTTGGAGAACTTCTCTCCACCACCGTGATCGCTGCGGCTGCCCGGGCCCGGGGCATTTCAGCCACCCTGCTGGACAGCCGGGAACTCATCATGACCAGCACCGACTTCGGGGCGGCCCGGCCCGACCTGGCCGAAACGACCCGCCGTATCACCGCCCAGGTATCTCCCCGCCCTGGACATCTCTACATTGCCCAGGGGTTCATCGGCTCCACCACCAACCAGGTGACCACCACCCTGGGCCGAAGCGGATCTGACTTCAGCGCCACTATTTTCGGCGCAGCCCTGGAAGCTGAACAGGTAGAGATCTGGACCGACGTGGACGGCATCATGACCTCGGACCCTCGAATTGTTCCCTCGGCCCGCACCATCCCCGAGATCAGCTACAGCGAGGCTGCCGAGCTGGCCTACTTCGGGGCCCGGGTGATTCACCCGGCCACACTTGTCCCGGCAGTGGAGCGAAACATACCGGTGGTGGTCTGTAACACCCACAACCCGGAAGGTCCCAAGACGCACATTCTGAAGAGCCCCTCCCGGGCAGGACTTCGAGCGATCGCCGGCCGCCGGGGGGTCACAATCATCACAGTCTTTTCCAGCCGCATGCTGAATACCTGGGGGTTTCTGAGCCGCATGTTTCGTGTGTTTGAGACAAACCGGGTGAGCGTGGACCTGATCGCCACCAGCGAGGTTTCCGTTTCTGTTTCCCTGGATCTTCCGGATCCGCCGCCGGCACTCCTTCAGGAACTGGCTATTCTGGGTTCCGTCCAGGTCGACCGCGACAAGGCGGTCTTCTCTCTGGTGGGAGAAGGAATGTGGAAGAGCCCCGAACGGATACGGGATGTCTTTGATTCTGTAATGTCTGTCTTCTCCGGCCCTGGCGGGGTGGAGTCCGGCCCTGGTGGGGTGGAGATGATCAGCCTGGGGTCCTCCGAGACAAACCTTTCGCTGGTGATTCCCCAGGATCAACTTGATCCGGTGATGCGGGAAATCCACCAGAGGTTCTTCACCGCCCCGGCCTGA
- the asd gene encoding aspartate-semialdehyde dehydrogenase — MKRTPVAILGATGTVGQKFITLLQDHPQFEIVELVASPRSAGKPYHEATSWKQNVPIPASVATMTVQDTSSTLTAPLLFSGLDSSVAGEAEDRYSKAGHVVISNSSNYRMAPDVPLVIPEINPDHFELIHRQGRSGAIITNSNCSTMFLAMALAPLYRTYGIEWVQVTTLQAISGAGYPGVPSLDILGNVIPFIGGEEEKVEQEAQKILGTLTEKGITPAPFRVSATCTRVPVVDGHLETVTVKFPQGVDPSPEEVIQTLSSWRGLPQEMNLPSAPGQPLVVLPDQDRPQPARDIWCNGGMSTVIGRVRRDTIGNIRMVILGHNTVRGAAGAAVLNAEALLAQGLLDDRL; from the coding sequence ATGAAGAGAACTCCCGTAGCGATCCTGGGTGCGACCGGCACCGTAGGACAGAAGTTTATCACCTTGTTGCAGGATCATCCGCAATTTGAGATTGTCGAGCTCGTGGCAAGCCCCCGCAGCGCGGGGAAGCCCTACCACGAGGCCACCTCGTGGAAACAGAACGTCCCCATCCCTGCCTCGGTTGCCACCATGACCGTCCAGGACACCTCTTCTACCCTCACGGCACCCCTGCTCTTCTCGGGGCTCGACAGTTCCGTGGCAGGAGAAGCAGAAGACCGCTACAGCAAGGCCGGTCATGTGGTGATCAGCAACTCCAGCAACTACCGCATGGCCCCCGACGTGCCTCTGGTTATTCCCGAAATCAACCCCGATCATTTTGAGCTGATCCATCGCCAGGGTCGCAGCGGAGCAATCATTACCAACTCGAACTGCTCCACCATGTTCCTTGCCATGGCCCTGGCCCCGCTGTACCGGACCTACGGGATCGAATGGGTACAGGTGACCACCCTCCAGGCGATCAGCGGCGCCGGGTATCCGGGAGTTCCATCACTGGACATTCTGGGGAACGTGATCCCCTTTATCGGGGGGGAAGAAGAGAAGGTGGAACAGGAAGCCCAGAAAATCCTGGGCACCCTCACAGAAAAGGGTATCACCCCGGCACCATTTCGCGTAAGCGCCACCTGCACCCGTGTACCTGTGGTGGACGGCCACCTGGAAACGGTGACAGTCAAGTTCCCCCAGGGAGTTGATCCCTCGCCCGAGGAGGTAATCCAGACTCTCTCATCCTGGCGGGGACTCCCCCAGGAGATGAACCTTCCTTCAGCACCAGGGCAGCCCCTGGTGGTCCTTCCTGATCAGGACCGGCCTCAGCCAGCCAGAGACATCTGGTGCAACGGGGGCATGTCCACCGTGATCGGACGCGTCCGCAGGGATACCATTGGAAACATCCGCATGGTCATCCTGGGGCACAACACCGTGCGCGGCGCTGCCGGAGCGGCGGTGCTCAACGCCGAGGCCCTTCTTGCCCAGGGCCTTCTGGACGACCGCCTGTGA
- a CDS encoding sigma-54-dependent transcriptional regulator, producing the protein MKFNVLIADDEKNIRSGLGKALEIDGYAVFLAADGQEALDIIEREEVDLVIADLKMPRLPGEELLRRVVQNYPTVPVIILTGHGTIETAVQAMRDGAYDFLTKPVSLDRLSLLAQRALSSRELVIQHRQLQQELEQHRKTSEIIGKSTAMQRLLDVIRQVAPTKASVLITGESGVGKELVADAIHRLSERAEKSLIKVHCAALSESLLESELFGHEKGAFTGAIGRKRGRFELANAGTIFLDEIGEVNQTLQIKILRVLQEKQFERVGGEETVSVDVRIVSATNRDLRSEIESGSFREDLFYRLNVVNIHVPPLRERKEDIPLLVASFIKEFARENNKPVEGVDVRARAALHRHGWPGNIRELRNSIESAVVMCKGSIITLDDLPPSISQAEDEGDAIRVPLGSTLSRAEREIIRANLAHHKGNKTRTAETLGIGRKTLHRKISEYGLDGE; encoded by the coding sequence ATGAAATTCAATGTGCTGATTGCTGATGACGAGAAAAACATCCGCTCCGGTCTGGGGAAGGCCCTGGAGATAGATGGCTACGCCGTCTTTCTTGCCGCCGACGGCCAGGAAGCGCTGGATATCATCGAACGTGAAGAGGTCGATCTGGTGATCGCCGACCTGAAGATGCCTCGTCTGCCTGGAGAGGAGCTGCTCCGGCGGGTGGTCCAGAACTATCCCACTGTGCCGGTAATCATTCTGACCGGTCATGGAACAATCGAAACAGCTGTTCAGGCCATGCGCGATGGAGCCTACGATTTCCTCACCAAGCCGGTTTCGCTGGATCGTCTCTCGTTATTGGCACAGCGGGCGCTCTCGTCGAGGGAACTGGTTATCCAGCACCGCCAGCTCCAGCAGGAGCTGGAGCAACATCGCAAGACCTCGGAGATCATCGGCAAAAGCACGGCCATGCAGCGCCTTCTGGACGTGATTCGCCAGGTGGCTCCTACAAAGGCCTCGGTCCTGATCACCGGTGAAAGTGGCGTAGGAAAAGAGCTGGTGGCCGATGCGATCCATCGCCTCTCGGAGCGGGCCGAAAAGTCGTTGATCAAGGTTCACTGTGCAGCCCTCTCGGAGTCGCTCCTGGAAAGCGAGCTCTTCGGCCACGAGAAAGGAGCCTTTACCGGCGCGATCGGGCGAAAGCGGGGACGCTTTGAGCTTGCCAACGCCGGCACGATCTTCCTTGACGAAATTGGAGAGGTTAATCAGACCCTGCAGATCAAGATTTTGCGGGTTCTTCAGGAAAAACAGTTTGAACGGGTTGGAGGGGAAGAGACAGTTAGTGTAGACGTGAGGATCGTCTCGGCCACAAACAGGGATCTGCGCAGCGAGATCGAAAGCGGCTCCTTTCGGGAGGATCTTTTCTATCGTCTGAACGTGGTGAACATCCATGTCCCTCCCCTGAGAGAGAGAAAAGAGGACATCCCCCTCCTGGTTGCTTCCTTTATAAAAGAGTTTGCCCGGGAGAACAACAAGCCCGTAGAGGGGGTGGACGTTCGCGCCCGAGCGGCTCTGCACAGGCATGGCTGGCCGGGAAACATTCGGGAGTTACGTAACAGCATCGAGAGCGCTGTGGTCATGTGCAAGGGATCGATCATAACGCTGGACGACCTGCCGCCCAGCATCAGCCAGGCCGAGGATGAGGGAGATGCTATCCGGGTTCCTCTGGGAAGCACCCTTTCCCGGGCCGAGCGGGAGATCATTCGGGCAAACCTGGCTCACCACAAGGGCAACAAGACTCGCACCGCCGAAACGCTTGGTATCGGCAGGAAGACCTTGCACCGCAAAATCAGCGAGTATGGTCTCGACGGGGAGTAG
- the ppdK gene encoding pyruvate, phosphate dikinase, which translates to MAEKNVYFFGGGKAEGTADMRELLGGKGANLADMSSAGVPVPAGFTISTRACAAYYENNKQHPESLQKEVAEHLARLEKLMGKKLGDANDPLLVSVRSGAAASMPGMMDTVLNLGMNDKAVEGLAKVSGNDRFAWDAYRRFLQMFGDVVKGCDHEKFEEALNSVKAEKGVEEDLDLDTEDLKKVVEKYKAVYRDHVGTDFPQDPVEQLWGSINAVFGSWHNPRAEKYRRLNNIKGLIGTAVNVQSMVYGNLGDTSGTGVCFTRDASTGENYFYGEYLMNAQGEDVVAGIRTPQPLQSLADANPEMYKQLDDIRSKLEKHYRDMQDLEFTIQQGTLYILQTRNGKRTGLAAIKIAVDMVAEGLITKEEAVTRVTPEQLDQVFHPMIDPAARKSAPVIAKGLNASPGAAAGEIVFTADEAEDWVKNKGKKVLLVRRETSPEDIGGMHVAEGILTSTGGMTSHAAVVARGMGKPSIVGCKALQIDHAKKTLTVEGKVYKEGDFFTMDGTAGEVFEGTLPLIKPELKGELDEFLAWADEIRTTANRPGLTDQVFRIRTNADTPGDATVARNYGAQGIGLCRTEHMFFEEDKIATFREMIVAKDVEARKAALAKLMPLQKKDFVGIFEAMAGLPVTIRLLDPPLHEFVPHEAAQIEQLAKSTGVSVDELKRKIESLHELNPMLGHRGCRLGITYPEVYDMQVEAIMSAAVEVAKKGMEVEPEIMIPLVGAVKELSILKANAEKVVARVFEEAGTTTAYKIGTMIEIPRAALTADEVAQEAEFFSFGTNDLTQMTFGYSRDDVGTFLPQYVEDEILEHDPFAVLDQTGVGQLVEIGVERGRKARPDLKVGICGEHGGEPSSVEFCYRTGLNYVSCSPYRVPIARLAAAHAVLKNR; encoded by the coding sequence ATGGCAGAGAAGAACGTCTATTTTTTTGGTGGTGGGAAGGCTGAAGGAACCGCAGACATGCGGGAACTCTTGGGCGGAAAAGGAGCAAACCTGGCGGACATGTCCAGCGCGGGCGTTCCCGTACCGGCAGGATTCACCATTTCTACCAGGGCTTGTGCGGCCTACTATGAGAACAACAAGCAACATCCCGAGAGCTTGCAGAAAGAAGTGGCAGAGCACCTGGCTCGTCTGGAAAAGCTCATGGGCAAGAAACTTGGCGATGCCAACGATCCCTTGCTCGTGTCGGTTCGCTCGGGCGCAGCAGCCTCCATGCCGGGAATGATGGACACCGTCCTGAACCTTGGAATGAACGATAAAGCTGTCGAGGGACTCGCCAAGGTCTCCGGCAACGACCGCTTTGCCTGGGACGCCTACCGCCGCTTCCTCCAGATGTTCGGCGATGTGGTAAAGGGCTGCGATCACGAGAAGTTTGAGGAAGCACTCAACTCTGTCAAGGCCGAGAAGGGCGTAGAGGAAGACCTGGACCTGGACACGGAGGACCTCAAGAAGGTCGTCGAGAAGTACAAGGCCGTCTACCGCGACCATGTGGGAACTGACTTTCCCCAGGATCCCGTGGAGCAGCTCTGGGGTTCCATCAACGCTGTTTTTGGCTCCTGGCATAACCCCCGGGCAGAAAAGTACCGGAGGCTCAATAACATCAAAGGGCTCATCGGAACGGCCGTGAACGTCCAGTCCATGGTCTACGGCAACCTGGGCGACACCTCCGGAACCGGTGTGTGTTTTACCCGCGATGCCTCCACGGGCGAGAACTACTTCTACGGAGAGTACCTGATGAACGCCCAGGGTGAGGACGTTGTGGCTGGTATCCGCACGCCCCAGCCCCTGCAATCCCTGGCCGACGCCAACCCCGAGATGTACAAGCAGCTCGACGATATCCGCTCCAAGCTTGAGAAGCACTACCGGGACATGCAGGATCTGGAGTTCACCATCCAGCAGGGAACGCTCTACATCCTCCAGACTCGAAACGGAAAGCGCACCGGTCTTGCAGCGATCAAGATCGCCGTGGACATGGTCGCCGAAGGGTTGATCACAAAGGAAGAGGCCGTGACCCGGGTAACTCCGGAGCAGCTGGACCAGGTGTTCCATCCCATGATCGATCCGGCAGCCCGCAAGAGCGCTCCCGTTATCGCCAAGGGACTCAACGCCTCTCCCGGTGCCGCGGCTGGTGAGATCGTCTTCACCGCCGACGAGGCCGAGGACTGGGTAAAAAACAAGGGCAAAAAGGTCCTTCTGGTTCGGCGCGAGACCAGCCCCGAGGACATCGGTGGTATGCACGTGGCCGAGGGTATCCTTACCTCCACAGGTGGAATGACCAGCCACGCTGCTGTTGTGGCTCGTGGAATGGGCAAGCCCAGCATTGTAGGATGTAAGGCGCTGCAGATTGACCACGCAAAGAAAACTCTCACCGTTGAGGGCAAGGTATACAAGGAAGGTGATTTCTTCACCATGGACGGTACCGCCGGTGAAGTTTTCGAGGGAACTCTCCCCCTGATCAAGCCCGAGCTCAAGGGCGAGCTCGACGAGTTCCTTGCCTGGGCCGACGAGATTCGCACCACGGCGAACCGCCCCGGACTGACCGATCAGGTCTTCAGAATCCGCACCAACGCCGATACTCCCGGTGACGCCACAGTTGCCCGCAACTACGGGGCCCAGGGAATCGGTCTGTGCCGCACGGAGCATATGTTCTTCGAAGAAGACAAGATCGCAACCTTCCGCGAAATGATTGTAGCCAAGGATGTGGAGGCACGGAAAGCGGCCCTGGCCAAGCTGATGCCCCTTCAGAAAAAAGACTTTGTCGGCATTTTTGAGGCGATGGCTGGCCTGCCCGTCACGATCCGGCTTCTTGATCCCCCCCTTCACGAGTTTGTTCCCCACGAAGCTGCCCAGATCGAGCAGCTCGCCAAGAGCACCGGTGTGAGCGTGGACGAACTGAAGCGCAAAATCGAGTCTCTCCACGAGCTGAACCCCATGCTGGGTCACCGTGGTTGCCGTTTGGGAATCACCTATCCCGAGGTATACGACATGCAGGTCGAGGCGATCATGTCCGCCGCTGTGGAAGTTGCCAAAAAGGGAATGGAAGTGGAGCCCGAGATCATGATCCCCCTGGTGGGCGCGGTGAAAGAGCTGTCGATCCTGAAGGCCAACGCCGAGAAGGTTGTTGCCCGGGTCTTTGAAGAAGCGGGAACCACCACTGCGTACAAGATCGGAACCATGATCGAGATTCCCCGGGCCGCCCTCACGGCGGACGAGGTAGCCCAGGAAGCAGAGTTCTTCAGCTTCGGAACCAACGACCTTACCCAGATGACCTTCGGGTACAGCCGGGACGACGTGGGAACCTTCCTTCCCCAGTATGTGGAGGACGAGATCCTGGAGCACGATCCCTTCGCAGTGCTGGATCAGACCGGTGTTGGCCAGCTGGTGGAGATCGGTGTCGAGCGTGGCCGGAAAGCCCGCCCGGATCTGAAGGTAGGTATCTGTGGAGAGCACGGCGGAGAGCCCAGCTCGGTGGAGTTCTGCTACCGAACCGGTCTCAACTACGTGAGTTGCTCCCCCTACCGGGTGCCGATCGCACGCCTTGCGGCGGCTCACGCGGTGCTGAAGAATCGCTAA
- a CDS encoding helicase C-terminal domain-containing protein, with translation MSSQIQDRLGVAAQATLRTEILRAQGQEIVCIGHPDRAGRIAQVEVYARGNYSSVAAAGIGMCEPGDLVIHNHPSGDLRPSDADVAISARLAADGIGSAIIDNQVTSIYVLVEPVSPREISPIDPEELTGILSDQGAMAKILPGFRQRPSQKEMLRQVVQGFNESLVVVAEAGTGVGKSFAYLLPAVAWAAANEERVVIATATITLQQQLLERDLVLVQRALGTDLKTALVKGRGNYLCHRRLDDRLEEADLFDDGETVKAIQEWARASTDGSRSDLPFPVSDEQWNRVNSEADTCCAIRCPRREGCFVLRARQRAAGASLLVANHHLVFSDLALRNAGVGWGATAILPPFSRLVLDEAHNLERSATSFFSHQTSGIALLRQVSRVLRTRRGRRFGLLERVIPLGASSRGIARAEASLQTVRNEALRLNAELLAFLGTETSWRLVEKEADRLADFLGGALFDAQKAVLAVAEDLAAIIREVSEELREEPPLIELASAIRRFEEVASLYERFAAAELEAESILWMDRRRDGRGEPFVVLCSTPLDIRELMEDSLFQPHETVVLTSATLSVNGSFLFWGKRLGVPLGQGESLQGLFPSPFDYTNRVMLAVPSDAPPPESPDYGRYLTILIPRLINASGGGALILFTSYRQLESIYQAVAPDLEQRGFSCYRQGSEDRSRLLDQFRCDLASVLFATDSFWEGVDVPGESLRLVVVCRLPFRVPTEPVQLARAEAVVEAGGNAFYELSLPQAVMRLKQGFGRLMRQAGDYGAVVVADPRMVRKRYGSFFWESLPPARPLVAPGEEVVEEVRSFLGAHSQGQKKSLRDSEGQETLASQEG, from the coding sequence GTGAGTTCACAGATTCAGGACCGTCTCGGGGTTGCCGCGCAGGCAACTCTTCGTACGGAAATCCTCCGAGCCCAGGGCCAGGAAATAGTATGTATCGGCCACCCCGATCGGGCGGGACGGATCGCCCAGGTGGAGGTTTACGCTCGGGGCAATTACTCCAGCGTAGCCGCCGCCGGAATCGGAATGTGCGAGCCGGGGGACCTGGTCATCCACAACCACCCCTCGGGCGATCTCCGGCCCAGCGATGCCGACGTGGCTATCTCGGCCAGGCTTGCTGCAGACGGCATCGGTTCGGCCATCATCGACAATCAGGTTACCTCGATCTATGTGCTGGTTGAGCCAGTATCGCCCCGGGAGATCAGCCCCATCGATCCGGAGGAGCTGACAGGAATCCTCTCTGATCAGGGGGCCATGGCGAAAATTTTGCCGGGCTTCAGGCAACGGCCCAGCCAGAAGGAAATGCTCCGCCAGGTGGTGCAGGGCTTCAACGAATCCCTGGTGGTGGTGGCCGAGGCGGGCACGGGGGTAGGGAAGTCTTTCGCCTACCTGTTGCCGGCGGTGGCCTGGGCGGCGGCAAACGAAGAACGGGTTGTGATCGCCACGGCCACGATTACCCTGCAGCAGCAACTTCTGGAACGGGATCTGGTGCTGGTGCAGCGCGCTCTGGGGACTGATCTGAAGACAGCCCTGGTAAAGGGGCGGGGCAATTATCTGTGTCATCGCCGTCTCGATGACCGCCTCGAGGAAGCAGATCTCTTTGACGATGGGGAAACGGTGAAGGCAATCCAGGAATGGGCCCGGGCCAGCACCGATGGCTCAAGAAGCGATCTTCCCTTTCCCGTGAGCGACGAACAGTGGAATCGGGTGAATAGCGAGGCTGACACCTGCTGCGCCATTCGGTGTCCCCGGCGGGAGGGGTGTTTTGTTCTCCGGGCACGGCAACGGGCAGCCGGAGCATCTCTTCTGGTGGCCAATCACCATCTTGTTTTTAGCGATCTTGCGCTTCGAAACGCTGGAGTCGGCTGGGGCGCCACGGCGATTCTCCCTCCCTTCTCGCGGCTTGTTCTTGACGAGGCTCATAATCTGGAGCGGTCTGCCACGTCCTTTTTTTCCCACCAGACCAGTGGGATCGCTCTCTTGCGCCAGGTTTCCCGTGTTCTGAGAACGCGCCGGGGACGCCGGTTCGGTCTGCTGGAGCGGGTGATCCCCCTGGGAGCCTCTTCCCGGGGTATTGCCAGGGCAGAAGCCTCGCTCCAGACGGTGCGGAACGAGGCGCTGCGTCTCAACGCCGAGCTTCTGGCCTTCCTGGGGACAGAGACCTCCTGGCGCCTTGTGGAGAAGGAAGCTGACCGTCTGGCAGACTTCCTGGGAGGGGCGCTCTTTGATGCCCAGAAGGCGGTGCTGGCCGTGGCGGAGGATCTGGCGGCGATTATCCGGGAGGTCTCCGAAGAGCTTCGGGAAGAACCTCCCCTGATAGAACTTGCATCAGCCATCCGCCGCTTTGAGGAGGTCGCCTCGCTCTACGAACGGTTCGCCGCAGCGGAGCTTGAGGCTGAATCGATCCTCTGGATGGATCGTCGCCGGGACGGTCGGGGTGAGCCCTTCGTTGTGTTGTGCAGTACTCCCCTTGATATCCGGGAACTGATGGAAGACTCTCTTTTTCAGCCTCACGAGACGGTTGTTCTCACCAGTGCCACCTTGAGTGTGAACGGGAGCTTCCTCTTCTGGGGTAAACGGCTGGGAGTCCCTCTGGGGCAGGGGGAATCCCTGCAGGGGCTCTTTCCCTCGCCCTTTGACTATACAAACCGGGTAATGCTGGCTGTTCCTTCCGATGCACCGCCTCCCGAGAGCCCTGACTACGGGCGGTACCTGACCATACTGATTCCCCGGTTGATCAACGCCTCCGGGGGAGGCGCTCTTATTCTCTTCACGTCCTACCGGCAGCTCGAATCGATCTATCAGGCCGTGGCGCCTGATTTGGAACAACGGGGATTTTCCTGCTATCGCCAGGGAAGCGAGGATCGCTCCCGCCTTCTGGATCAGTTCCGGTGCGACCTGGCCAGTGTTCTCTTTGCAACTGACAGTTTCTGGGAAGGCGTGGATGTGCCGGGGGAATCCCTGCGTCTGGTGGTGGTTTGCCGACTTCCTTTCCGGGTCCCCACGGAACCGGTTCAACTGGCCCGGGCCGAAGCGGTGGTGGAGGCAGGGGGGAACGCCTTTTACGAGTTGAGCCTTCCCCAGGCTGTGATGAGACTCAAGCAGGGCTTCGGGCGGCTCATGCGCCAGGCTGGTGATTATGGTGCCGTTGTGGTTGCCGACCCCCGCATGGTGCGGAAACGCTACGGTTCCTTCTTCTGGGAAAGCTTGCCGCCGGCCCGCCCGCTGGTTGCTCCGGGAGAAGAGGTGGTTGAAGAAGTCCGGTCTTTCCTGGGAGCCCACAGTCAAGGGCAAAAAAAATCCCTCCGTGATTCGGAGGGACAGGAAACACTGGCAAGCCAGGAGGGTTAG
- a CDS encoding sigma-70 family RNA polymerase sigma factor: MTTTMTKKHVTVNAPVRDDENVLSIYLKEINRIPLLTREEEVEHARRVAAGDEASKEVLINANLRFVVNVAKKYQNQGLPLSDLISEGNIGLMNAIDRFDVEKGYHFISYAVWWIRQAILKAICEKSRMIRLPLNRANELVQIEKVRKEITGTRGEEAELREIARTLDMTPEHVADLVGISRDMISLETPVYNEKDSSMLGDFIEDKQYVQPEALMIERALKTDIDKALTTLTEKEADIIRFRFGLNGRSPLSLKEIGDRYGLTKERIRQIEKKALRQLQSPRRAQYLEAYVA; the protein is encoded by the coding sequence ATGACGACAACAATGACAAAAAAGCATGTGACCGTGAACGCTCCCGTTCGCGATGACGAGAATGTGCTCTCCATATACCTGAAAGAAATCAACCGCATTCCCCTGCTCACACGGGAAGAGGAAGTGGAACATGCACGGCGGGTTGCTGCCGGCGATGAGGCCTCCAAAGAGGTTCTGATAAACGCAAATCTCCGCTTCGTGGTGAACGTGGCAAAAAAATACCAAAACCAGGGCCTCCCTCTGTCAGATCTGATCAGTGAGGGGAACATTGGTCTTATGAACGCGATTGACCGATTCGACGTGGAGAAAGGGTACCACTTCATATCCTACGCAGTCTGGTGGATTCGTCAGGCGATTCTCAAGGCGATCTGCGAGAAATCGCGGATGATCCGGCTGCCTCTGAACAGGGCAAACGAGTTGGTGCAGATCGAAAAAGTCCGCAAGGAGATCACCGGTACCAGGGGTGAAGAAGCAGAGTTGCGGGAAATTGCCCGGACCCTGGACATGACGCCCGAGCACGTGGCCGATCTGGTGGGGATATCCCGGGACATGATCTCCCTGGAGACACCGGTATACAACGAAAAGGACTCTTCCATGCTGGGAGACTTCATCGAGGACAAGCAGTATGTTCAGCCGGAGGCTCTCATGATCGAGCGGGCGCTCAAGACCGATATAGACAAGGCGCTCACTACCCTCACGGAGAAAGAGGCTGACATCATCCGGTTTCGCTTTGGTCTGAACGGACGGAGTCCCCTTTCACTGAAAGAGATTGGTGACCGCTATGGCCTCACCAAGGAGCGCATCCGTCAGATCGAGAAAAAAGCCCTCCGCCAGCTCCAGAGCCCGCGTCGGGCGCAGTATCTGGAAGCCTACGTGGCCTGA